One Setaria viridis chromosome 3, Setaria_viridis_v4.0, whole genome shotgun sequence DNA window includes the following coding sequences:
- the LOC117850483 gene encoding uncharacterized protein — protein MGDSSSSSASYIRMVHHLIEKCICFNLNKEECMDALEKHANVNPVITSTVWKELEKENKEFFETYNKDRVERNIEAETMQRIQKMLAEAAASKTSDDDEG, from the exons ATGGGCGATTCCTCATCCTCATCAGCATCTTACATCAGAATG GTTCACCATCTGATAGAGAAGTGCATCTGCTTCAACCTGAACAAGGAAGAGTGCATGGACGCGCTGGAGAAGCATGCCAACGTCAACCCTGTAATCACTTCCACCG TGTGGAAGGAGCTGGAGAAGGAGAACAAGGAGTTCTTCGAGACGTACAACAAGGACCGCGTGGAGCGGAACATCGAGGCGGAGACGATGCAGCGGATCCAGAAGATgctcgccgaggcggcggccTCCAAgacctccgacgacgacgagggctaG